In Constrictibacter sp. MBR-5, the following proteins share a genomic window:
- a CDS encoding ABC transporter permease yields the protein MMRYIIKRLGQTVVTAIFVTMIVFGLARLTGDPTLLLLPTESTEEDRQFFRKQLGLDRSLPEQYLTFMGNALRGDLGTSFRYREPALDLVIDRLPATLELAVASMILAVLIAIPIGVLAAVRRGSWIDKLARWFATVGQSTPTFWLGLILIMVFAVDLGLLPSSGRGGLSHLILPAVTLGWYSAAAIARLTRSSMLEMMQSDFVRFERLSGLPEWVIVTRHALKNAAIPIITYMALQFGVLLSGAVVTERVFAWPGLGQMVVEAINSRDYPVVQAAVLVASLLFLLINLAVDLVYSWLDPRIRY from the coding sequence ATGATGCGCTACATCATCAAGCGGCTGGGCCAGACCGTGGTCACGGCGATCTTCGTCACGATGATCGTCTTCGGGCTCGCGCGGCTGACGGGCGATCCGACGCTGCTGCTGCTGCCGACGGAATCGACCGAGGAGGACCGCCAGTTCTTCCGCAAGCAGCTCGGCCTCGACCGCTCCCTGCCGGAGCAGTACCTCACCTTCATGGGCAACGCCCTGCGCGGCGACCTCGGCACCTCGTTCCGCTATCGCGAGCCCGCCCTCGACCTCGTGATCGACCGGCTGCCGGCGACGCTCGAACTCGCGGTGGCGTCGATGATCCTCGCGGTGCTGATCGCGATCCCGATCGGGGTGCTCGCGGCCGTCCGCCGTGGGAGCTGGATCGACAAGCTGGCGCGATGGTTCGCCACGGTCGGCCAGTCGACGCCGACCTTCTGGCTGGGCCTCATCCTGATCATGGTGTTCGCCGTCGATCTCGGCCTGCTGCCCTCCTCGGGCCGGGGCGGCCTCAGCCACCTCATCCTCCCCGCGGTGACGCTCGGCTGGTACTCCGCCGCCGCCATCGCGCGGCTCACGCGCTCCAGCATGCTGGAGATGATGCAGAGCGACTTCGTTCGGTTCGAACGCCTCTCCGGGCTGCCGGAATGGGTGATCGTCACGCGCCACGCCCTGAAGAACGCGGCGATCCCGATCATCACCTACATGGCGCTGCAGTTCGGCGTGCTGCTGTCCGGCGCCGTGGTGACGGAACGCGTCTTCGCCTGGCCGGGCCTCGGCCAGATGGTGGTGGAGGCGATCAACAGCCGCGACTACCCGGTCGTCCAGGCCGCGGTTCTCGTCGCGTCGCTGCTGTTCCTGCTGATCAACCTCGCCGTCGACCTGGTCTACAGCTGGCTCGACCCCCGGATCAGGTACTGA